A genomic window from Cyanobium sp. ATX 6F1 includes:
- a CDS encoding type II toxin-antitoxin system Phd/YefM family antitoxin, protein MTVWPVQHAKARFSELLDTCQREGPQVVSKRGSEAAVLVSIDEWRRLQAAAQPSLKDLLLTPGARTEALVPPRGKARRRSLLAL, encoded by the coding sequence ATGACGGTCTGGCCGGTCCAGCACGCAAAAGCGCGTTTCAGTGAGCTGCTCGATACGTGTCAACGTGAAGGGCCCCAGGTGGTATCGAAACGTGGCAGCGAAGCGGCTGTGCTGGTATCCATCGACGAATGGCGCCGTCTCCAGGCAGCCGCACAGCCCAGCCTGAAAGACCTGTTGCTGACCCCAGGCGCGCGTACCGAGGCGCTGGTTCCGCCCCGGGGCAAGGCCCGCCGGCGATCCCTGCTGGCTCTTTAG
- a CDS encoding type II toxin-antitoxin system VapC family toxin, translating to MVFLLDTNVVSELRKPRPHGAVLAWLQGVDDADLHLASVTLGEIQAGIELTREQDPAKATEIEQWLVQVSCTYNILPMDGAAFRCWARLMQRQSDTLYEDAMIAAIARVHKLTVVTRNEADFSRFGVELINPFTATGSGA from the coding sequence GTGGTATTTCTGCTCGACACCAATGTGGTTTCGGAGCTGCGTAAGCCGCGGCCCCACGGCGCCGTGCTCGCCTGGCTCCAGGGCGTTGACGATGCAGACCTCCACCTCGCCAGCGTGACCCTTGGCGAGATCCAGGCTGGCATCGAGCTCACCCGCGAACAGGACCCCGCCAAGGCCACCGAGATCGAACAGTGGCTCGTTCAGGTGAGCTGCACCTACAACATCCTGCCGATGGATGGAGCGGCTTTTCGCTGCTGGGCCCGACTCATGCAGCGGCAATCCGACACCCTCTACGAGGACGCGATGATCGCTGCCATCGCCAGGGTTCACAAGCTCACCGTGGTCACCCGGAACGAGGCTGACTTCAGCCGCTTTGGGGTGGAGCTGATCAATCCATTCACCGCTACGGGCAGTGGGGCCTGA
- a CDS encoding type II toxin-antitoxin system VapC family toxin, with amino-acid sequence MSGGVLREHGEGPALQAIALMQRSELVALSPEIALHGAQLSLELKLPMADSLMLATAKACGALLITQDADFRGIAGVRWLPKAPG; translated from the coding sequence TTGTCGGGAGGGGTCCTGCGCGAGCACGGGGAAGGCCCGGCCCTGCAGGCCATCGCCTTGATGCAGCGCTCTGAGCTGGTGGCCTTGAGCCCCGAAATCGCCCTCCACGGGGCCCAGCTCAGCCTGGAGCTCAAGCTGCCCATGGCGGACAGCCTGATGCTCGCCACCGCCAAGGCCTGTGGTGCTCTCTTGATCACCCAGGACGCCGATTTCCGGGGGATCGCCGGGGTGCGCTGGCTGCCGAAAGCCCCCGGCTGA
- the psbZ gene encoding photosystem II reaction center protein PsbZ produces MQILNTLTVLALVVLSFALIVAIPVLYASSDDSGRSNRLILLGGGAWVALVLLNWGMSFFVI; encoded by the coding sequence ATGCAGATCCTCAACACCCTCACCGTTCTGGCCCTGGTGGTGCTGTCCTTCGCGTTGATCGTGGCTATTCCCGTGCTCTACGCCAGCAGCGATGACAGCGGCCGCTCCAACCGGCTGATTCTGCTGGGCGGAGGGGCTTGGGTGGCCCTCGTTCTGCTCAACTGGGGTATGAGCTTCTTCGTCATCTGA
- a CDS encoding FitA-like ribbon-helix-helix domain-containing protein, whose protein sequence is MGRQKPEWIHNGCIAARSLAAMAKTITLKNLPDLLHARLAAAAKRHRRSLNNEAIVCLEAGLGHGPLAVEQQLAEIRALRNSLGQHSFDPAEIDAFKREGRP, encoded by the coding sequence ATGGGCCGCCAGAAACCAGAATGGATCCATAATGGTTGCATTGCTGCGAGATCGCTGGCTGCCATGGCCAAAACCATCACGCTCAAGAACCTGCCCGACCTGCTCCATGCCCGGCTGGCAGCAGCAGCCAAGCGGCATCGGCGCAGCCTCAACAACGAAGCCATCGTTTGCCTGGAAGCCGGCTTGGGCCATGGGCCCTTGGCTGTGGAGCAGCAGCTGGCGGAGATCCGCGCCTTGCGCAACAGCCTTGGCCAGCACAGCTTTGATCCGGCCGAGATCGATGCCTTCAAGCGCGAGGGGCGACCTTGA
- the ribH gene encoding 6,7-dimethyl-8-ribityllumazine synthase, translating to MAIFEGRFTEVSGLRIAVVVARFNDLVTSRLLSGCLDCLSRHGIDVSEGSTQLDVAWVPGSFEIPLIAQRLAASGRYQVVITLGAVIRGDTPHFDVVVAEASKGVAAVARETGIPVIFGVLTTDTLQQALERAGIKSNLGWSYALQALEMGSLMAGLPG from the coding sequence TTGGCCATCTTTGAAGGACGGTTCACCGAGGTCAGCGGCCTGCGGATCGCCGTCGTGGTCGCCCGTTTCAATGATCTGGTCACCTCCCGGTTGCTGAGTGGCTGCCTGGATTGCCTCAGCCGTCACGGCATTGATGTGTCCGAAGGCAGCACGCAGCTGGATGTGGCCTGGGTGCCCGGCAGCTTCGAGATCCCTCTGATCGCCCAGCGCCTGGCCGCCAGCGGCCGCTACCAGGTGGTGATCACCCTGGGGGCCGTGATCCGCGGTGACACCCCCCATTTCGATGTGGTGGTGGCCGAGGCCAGCAAGGGGGTGGCGGCTGTCGCGCGCGAGACGGGAATCCCCGTGATCTTCGGGGTGCTGACCACCGACACCCTGCAGCAGGCCCTGGAGCGGGCGGGCATCAAGAGCAACCTGGGCTGGAGTTATGCGCTGCAGGCGCTGGAGATGGGGAGCTTGATGGCGGGGTTGCCGGGTTAG